The following proteins are co-located in the Sphingorhabdus lutea genome:
- the sufC gene encoding Fe-S cluster assembly ATPase SufC, whose amino-acid sequence MLKIENLHANVGDKPILKGLNLNINAGEIHAIMGPNGAGKSTLAYTIGGRDGYDVTGGAVDFDGEDLLSLDPHERAAAGLFLGFQYPVEIPGVSNLQFLRESLNAQKRARGEDELSGAEFIRLAKEKAAMLKMDMEMLKRPVNVGFSGGEKKRNEMVQMGIIDPKIAILDETDSGLDIDALRIVGEGINNIMRRPDKAVLLITHYQRLLDLVKPDFVHVLAGGKIVRSGGAELALELEEYGYEEVAA is encoded by the coding sequence ATGTTAAAAATTGAAAATCTGCACGCCAATGTTGGTGACAAGCCCATATTAAAAGGATTGAACCTGAACATTAATGCAGGGGAAATTCACGCAATTATGGGCCCCAATGGCGCAGGTAAATCGACCCTTGCCTACACAATTGGCGGGCGTGATGGATATGATGTAACCGGCGGCGCGGTTGATTTTGACGGCGAAGATTTACTCTCACTTGACCCGCATGAACGCGCGGCGGCGGGGTTATTCCTTGGCTTTCAATATCCGGTGGAAATTCCCGGCGTGTCCAATTTACAATTTTTGCGTGAAAGTTTAAACGCGCAAAAACGCGCACGCGGCGAGGACGAATTATCCGGCGCGGAATTTATCCGCCTTGCCAAGGAAAAGGCCGCCATGTTGAAAATGGACATGGAAATGTTGAAGCGGCCAGTCAATGTTGGCTTTTCCGGTGGTGAGAAAAAACGCAATGAAATGGTGCAAATGGGCATTATTGACCCGAAAATTGCCATTTTGGATGAAACCGATAGCGGCCTTGACATTGATGCGCTGCGCATTGTGGGTGAAGGCATTAATAATATTATGCGCCGTCCGGACAAAGCGGTTTTGCTTATCACCCATTATCAACGATTGCTTGATTTGGTGAAGCCAGATTTTGTCCATGTACTTGCGGGCGGTAAAATTGTGCGTTCCGGCGGGGCGGAATTGGCATTGGAATTGGAAGAATATGGTTATGAAGAGGTGGCCGCATAA
- a CDS encoding SUF system Fe-S cluster assembly regulator — translation MRLSNMADYAVVLMCAAARHCGGVRVSATDLSDETGLNLPTTQKLVSILAKAGLIKSTRGIGGGILLSRPAAAISLADIIEAVEGPIGMTICCDDHRAACALETNCEVKPHWPIVNAKLRETLGAVSLSILANGGEAISATPYKMVKMNENESMSI, via the coding sequence ATGCGTTTATCAAATATGGCAGATTATGCAGTGGTGTTGATGTGCGCGGCGGCGCGCCATTGCGGCGGTGTGCGTGTGTCGGCCACCGATTTGTCGGACGAAACGGGATTAAACCTGCCCACCACCCAAAAATTGGTCAGCATTTTGGCAAAGGCGGGGCTGATAAAATCAACGCGCGGCATTGGCGGCGGTATATTATTGTCGCGGCCCGCTGCGGCCATCAGCCTTGCCGATATAATTGAGGCGGTCGAAGGGCCGATTGGCATGACCATTTGTTGCGATGACCATAGAGCGGCCTGTGCATTGGAAACTAATTGCGAGGTGAAACCGCATTGGCCAATTGTTAATGCCAAATTACGCGAAACATTGGGCGCGGTTAGCCTGTCTATATTGGCCAATGGAGGCGAAGCAATCTCTGCTACTCCTTATAAAATGGTCAAAATGAATGAAAATGAAAGCATGTCAATATGA
- a CDS encoding SufS family cysteine desulfurase, whose translation MIKYKDQFPGLKNANGHDWHYLDTAATAQKPQCVIDAMVNAMGRDYATVHRGVYARSANMTMAFEAARRRTAQFIGAASENEIVFVRGATEGINLVAQCWGGANIGAGDRIILSQLEHHSNIVPWQMLAQKMGAHIDICPLTDDGQIDLNWLEANITPQHKLVALAHISNVLGSVLDAKRAAKAAHKVGAKLLLDGCQAAPRLRLNMVEMDCDFYVFSGHKLYGPTGIGVLWARHDILQSMPPYQGGGAMIDRVSFDGTSFADAPQRFEAGTPMITEVIALHSAIDYVDAAGVDAIFAHENALVTSAQEALAKFNSITLYGPENSAGILSFTMEGVHPHDIGTILDESNVAIRAGHHCAQPLMEYLDVPATARASFGIYSDESDVEALVAGLHRVQKIFG comes from the coding sequence GTGATAAAATATAAAGACCAATTTCCCGGATTAAAAAATGCCAATGGGCATGATTGGCATTATTTGGATACCGCCGCCACCGCGCAAAAACCGCAATGCGTGATTGACGCGATGGTAAATGCCATGGGGCGTGATTATGCCACCGTGCATCGCGGCGTTTATGCGCGATCCGCCAATATGACAATGGCGTTTGAGGCAGCACGAAGGCGCACTGCCCAATTTATTGGCGCGGCGTCGGAAAATGAAATTGTTTTTGTGCGCGGCGCGACGGAGGGCATCAACCTTGTCGCGCAATGTTGGGGCGGCGCGAATATTGGTGCGGGCGACCGCATTATCCTGTCCCAATTGGAACATCATAGCAATATTGTGCCATGGCAGATGTTGGCACAGAAAATGGGCGCACATATTGATATTTGCCCATTGACCGATGATGGTCAAATTGACCTAAATTGGTTGGAGGCGAATATTACGCCCCAACATAAATTGGTGGCATTGGCCCATATTTCCAATGTTTTGGGTTCGGTATTGGATGCGAAACGCGCGGCAAAGGCGGCGCATAAAGTTGGCGCGAAATTATTGCTTGATGGGTGTCAGGCCGCCCCGCGATTACGATTAAACATGGTGGAAATGGACTGTGATTTTTACGTATTTTCTGGGCATAAACTTTACGGCCCAACGGGCATAGGTGTGTTGTGGGCGCGGCATGACATTTTGCAATCCATGCCCCCTTATCAGGGCGGCGGCGCAATGATAGATAGGGTTAGCTTTGACGGCACAAGCTTTGCCGATGCCCCGCAACGATTTGAGGCTGGAACGCCGATGATAACAGAAGTTATCGCCCTGCATTCGGCCATTGATTATGTGGATGCGGCGGGTGTTGATGCGATATTTGCGCATGAAAATGCCTTGGTCACTTCCGCGCAGGAGGCATTGGCAAAATTCAACTCCATCACCCTATATGGTCCGGAAAATTCCGCCGGAATCCTGTCCTTTACGATGGAAGGGGTGCATCCGCATGATATTGGCACTATATTGGATGAAAGCAATGTCGCCATACGCGCGGGGCATCATTGTGCGCAGCCATTGATGGAATATTTGGACGTGCCGGCCACCGCGCGCGCAAGTTTTGGAATTTACAGCGATGAAAGCGATGTAGAGGCATTGGTCGCCGGTTTGCACCGTGTGCAAAAGATTTTTGGGTGA
- a CDS encoding SufD family Fe-S cluster assembly protein: MGAALPLPTRRDEEFRYSDLDALARIWDDDAQIIEQINVPAGGKDARQIILPLAKNGVSVTNYHIHIGAGGTFALHIILAHADYARAKIMVTLDDGAHFEMGGAILAKDSQNIEIVTHIIHAQPNATSNQVVRKILAGRSTGSFLGKIDVARHAQKTDAAQSVKAMLLDRGATANAKPELEIFADDVKCAHGATVGELDKMGLFYLASRGIPPILAKKLMLQAFMGDVFAEMDAAKRDDATATAIAILDDLL; this comes from the coding sequence ATGGGCGCTGCCTTACCCCTTCCCACACGCCGTGACGAAGAATTTCGTTATTCTGATTTGGATGCGCTGGCCCGCATTTGGGATGATGACGCACAAATAATTGAACAAATAAATGTGCCAGCGGGCGGAAAAGATGCGCGCCAGATTATCCTGCCTCTTGCAAAAAATGGCGTGTCGGTAACCAATTATCATATACATATTGGCGCGGGCGGCACTTTTGCCCTGCATATTATTTTGGCCCATGCCGATTATGCGCGGGCCAAGATAATGGTGACATTGGATGATGGCGCACATTTTGAAATGGGCGGCGCGATTTTGGCCAAAGATAGCCAGAATATAGAAATCGTCACCCATATCATCCATGCACAGCCAAATGCGACCAGCAATCAAGTGGTGCGTAAAATATTGGCTGGACGCAGCACGGGCAGCTTTTTGGGTAAAATTGATGTGGCGCGTCACGCGCAAAAAACCGATGCGGCGCAATCGGTAAAGGCGATGTTGTTGGACCGTGGGGCAACCGCCAATGCAAAGCCCGAGCTTGAAATTTTTGCCGATGATGTGAAATGCGCCCATGGTGCAACCGTGGGTGAATTGGACAAAATGGGGTTATTTTATCTGGCATCGCGCGGTATTCCGCCGATTTTGGCCAAGAAATTAATGTTACAAGCATTTATGGGCGATGTCTTTGCCGAAATGGACGCGGCAAAACGCGATGATGCAACCGCCACCGCCATTGCCATTTTGGATGATTTATTGTGA
- a CDS encoding GNAT family N-acetyltransferase translates to MAFRLVHADYHDPAHGAALVEMLSIYARDPMGGGEDLSEAAKANLIAGLQQTPHAFSILIFDGDRAVALANCIYGFSTFAAKKIINIHDMVVHPDYRGQGLGKMMFDEIELMAKQSGASKVTLEVLEGNEAAKGLYASLGYGDYVLDPKMGRALFWQKAI, encoded by the coding sequence ATGGCATTTCGCCTTGTCCACGCAGATTATCATGATCCGGCGCATGGCGCAGCATTGGTTGAGATGTTGTCCATTTATGCGCGTGATCCAATGGGCGGGGGTGAGGATTTAAGCGAAGCGGCAAAGGCGAATTTAATCGCCGGATTGCAGCAAACGCCCCATGCATTTTCCATTCTGATTTTTGATGGGGATAGGGCGGTGGCACTGGCCAATTGCATTTATGGATTTTCAACCTTTGCCGCGAAAAAAATCATCAATATTCATGATATGGTCGTGCATCCCGATTATCGCGGACAGGGACTTGGCAAAATGATGTTTGATGAAATTGAACTTATGGCTAAGCAATCTGGCGCATCTAAGGTGACTTTGGAGGTGTTGGAGGGTAATGAAGCCGCCAAGGGTTTATATGCCTCGCTTGGTTATGGTGATTATGTGTTGGACCCGAAAATGGGTCGTGCATTATTTTGGCAGAAAGCAATATGA
- a CDS encoding HesB/IscA family protein: protein MTEITKKREIPAAVNLTDAAKARIAELMANAPDDAIGVKLSTPRRGCSGLAYSVDYVSEEVAMDEKITTDGGILYIDGASVLYLIGSTMDWVEDDFTAGFTFTNPNAKGACGCGESFMV from the coding sequence ATGACAGAAATAACCAAAAAACGCGAAATTCCGGCGGCGGTTAATTTAACCGATGCAGCAAAGGCACGTATAGCAGAATTAATGGCCAATGCGCCCGATGATGCCATTGGGGTGAAATTATCCACGCCGCGCCGAGGGTGCAGCGGCCTTGCCTATAGCGTTGATTATGTCAGCGAAGAAGTGGCAATGGATGAAAAAATCACCACCGATGGAGGTATTTTATATATTGATGGCGCGTCTGTTCTTTATCTTATCGGTTCAACCATGGATTGGGTGGAGGATGATTTTACCGCCGGATTTACCTTTACCAACCCCAATGCAAAGGGTGCATGTGGGTGCGGTGAAAGTTTCATGGTATAG
- the sufB gene encoding Fe-S cluster assembly protein SufB codes for MSEIEQSNAPIKDQAARDAADKASTYEWGFSSDIEQEMAPKGLTEDTVRYISAKKNEPEWMLDWRLKAFAMWQKMETPNWAKLNIPPIDYQDAYYFAEPKQKEKLGSLDEVDPEILRVYEKLGIPIEEQKVLAGVEGARKVAVDAVFDSVSVATTFREELLRAGVIFLSISEAIREYPDLVKKYLGKIVPMRDNYFATLNCAVFSDGTFVYIPKGVRCPMELSTYFRINAENTGQFERTLIIADEGSYVSYLEGCTAPMRDENQLHAAVVELVAHDDAEIKYSTVQNWYPGDAEGKGGIYNFVTKRGLCQGARSKISWTQVETGSAVTWKYPSCVLNGEDSIGEFYSVALTNNYQQADTGTKMIHNGKGSRSTIISKGISAGKSNGTYRGLVRVGPNADNVRNFTQCDSLLLGDQCGAHTVPYIEVRNPTATIEHEATTSKISDDQMFYAQQRGLDPEEAVSLIVNGFAKDVMKQLPMEFAVEAQKLLAISLEGSVG; via the coding sequence ATGAGTGAAATTGAACAAAGCAATGCGCCGATTAAGGATCAGGCAGCACGTGATGCGGCGGATAAGGCCAGCACCTATGAATGGGGATTTTCATCCGACATTGAGCAGGAAATGGCGCCAAAGGGTTTAACCGAAGATACGGTGCGTTATATTTCGGCAAAGAAGAATGAACCTGAATGGATGCTGGATTGGCGGTTAAAGGCATTTGCCATGTGGCAAAAAATGGAAACGCCCAATTGGGCAAAGCTGAATATTCCGCCCATAGATTATCAGGACGCCTATTATTTTGCAGAGCCAAAGCAAAAGGAAAAATTGGGCAGCCTTGACGAGGTGGACCCAGAAATTTTGCGTGTTTACGAAAAACTGGGCATACCGATTGAGGAGCAAAAGGTTCTGGCCGGTGTGGAGGGTGCACGCAAAGTGGCGGTGGACGCCGTGTTTGACAGCGTGTCGGTTGCCACCACATTTCGGGAGGAATTATTACGCGCAGGGGTGATTTTCCTGTCCATTTCAGAGGCCATTCGCGAATATCCCGATTTAGTGAAAAAATATTTGGGCAAAATTGTGCCCATGCGCGATAATTATTTCGCCACATTAAATTGTGCGGTCTTTTCCGATGGAACATTTGTTTATATTCCAAAGGGCGTGCGATGCCCGATGGAGCTTTCCACCTATTTTCGGATTAACGCAGAAAATACCGGGCAATTTGAACGTACGCTTATCATCGCGGATGAAGGCAGCTATGTTTCCTATTTAGAAGGATGCACCGCGCCCATGCGCGATGAAAATCAATTGCATGCCGCCGTGGTGGAATTGGTTGCGCATGATGATGCGGAAATTAAATATAGCACGGTGCAAAATTGGTATCCCGGCGATGCAGAGGGCAAGGGCGGCATTTATAATTTCGTCACCAAACGCGGCCTATGTCAGGGCGCACGATCCAAAATCAGCTGGACCCAAGTGGAAACGGGCAGCGCAGTGACATGGAAATATCCCAGCTGTGTGTTAAATGGCGAAGATAGCATTGGCGAATTTTACTCGGTCGCGCTGACCAATAATTATCAACAGGCCGATACCGGCACCAAAATGATCCATAATGGCAAGGGATCACGCAGCACCATTATTTCCAAGGGGATAAGCGCGGGCAAAAGCAATGGCACATATCGCGGCCTTGTCCGTGTTGGGCCAAATGCCGATAATGTGCGTAATTTCACCCAATGTGACAGTTTGTTATTGGGCGATCAATGCGGGGCGCATACTGTGCCATATATTGAGGTGCGAAACCCAACAGCAACAATTGAGCATGAGGCAACGACCAGCAAAATCAGCGATGATCAAATGTTTTATGCACAGCAACGTGGTTTAGACCCCGAAGAAGCGGTATCGTTAATCGTCAATGGTTTTGCCAAGGATGTGATGAAACAATTGCCAATGGAATTTGCGGTTGAGGCGCAAAAATTACTGGCGATTAGCTTGGAAGGCAGTGTGGGATAA
- a CDS encoding SUF system Fe-S cluster assembly protein has protein sequence MSNEEIKIETVDSVEKPPKARVDLDAMNLENNDTISVETARETMERKRDYLAGFLAEKPKDIAPTQVGGDVYEAIIDTLKSIYDPEIPVNIYDLGLIYNVEVTEDGHAVVSMTLTTPHCPVAESMPGEVELQVGSVPGVGHAEVNLVWDPPWDPAKMSDEARLELGML, from the coding sequence ATGAGCAACGAAGAAATTAAAATTGAAACCGTGGATAGTGTCGAAAAACCGCCAAAGGCGCGGGTGGATTTGGACGCGATGAATTTGGAAAATAATGATACAATATCCGTTGAAACCGCGCGTGAAACAATGGAACGTAAACGCGATTATCTGGCCGGATTTTTGGCGGAAAAGCCAAAGGATATTGCCCCGACACAGGTGGGCGGCGATGTGTATGAAGCGATTATCGACACATTAAAATCCATTTATGATCCGGAAATTCCGGTCAATATTTATGATCTTGGCCTGATTTACAATGTGGAGGTTACCGAGGATGGCCATGCCGTGGTGTCAATGACTTTAACCACGCCGCATTGTCCCGTGGCCGAATCTATGCCCGGAGAGGTTGAATTGCAAGTGGGCAGCGTGCCGGGTGTGGGCCATGCAGAGGTGAATTTGGTCTGGGATCCGCCATGGGACCCTGCAAAGATGAGCGATGAAGCACGTTTAGAATTGGGTATGTTATAA
- a CDS encoding metallophosphoesterase — translation MKSFALSKKIWLLLGLIFLGLCLIGYMYFIAISDPIIRRANIIISNDSGVKNGTKILLVSDIHVAGPDMPPHRLAKIVSQINAQNADMVVFAGDFVSDKLVSTRYYETAQAVAPLEKLTAPMGVIAVMGNHDHWRDANEMRQELRRQNIRILDNEAAQIGPFNIGGVDDLFTQHMDLSKTLAAMNEQNGFPIIISHSPDLTAQLPDKKLLILAGHTHCGQISLPFFGPIFTASKYGNRYACGLMKEGKKTIIVGAGLGTSILPLRLGARPDMWLITLKTQTP, via the coding sequence ATGAAATCATTTGCCCTATCAAAGAAAATTTGGCTGTTGCTTGGCCTGATTTTCTTGGGGCTATGCCTGATTGGTTATATGTATTTTATCGCCATTTCCGATCCCATTATTCGCCGCGCCAATATTATCATTTCCAATGATAGCGGCGTTAAAAATGGCACAAAAATTTTATTGGTTTCCGATATTCATGTGGCCGGTCCAGACATGCCGCCCCATCGGCTTGCCAAGATAGTGAGCCAAATAAATGCCCAAAATGCCGATATGGTCGTTTTTGCGGGCGATTTCGTCAGCGATAAATTAGTTTCAACGCGATATTATGAAACGGCGCAGGCTGTTGCTCCATTGGAAAAATTAACCGCCCCCATGGGTGTTATTGCCGTCATGGGAAATCATGACCATTGGCGCGATGCAAATGAAATGCGGCAAGAATTACGCCGCCAAAATATCCGCATTTTGGATAATGAGGCAGCCCAAATAGGCCCATTTAATATTGGCGGGGTTGATGATTTATTCACGCAACATATGGACCTGTCCAAAACATTGGCCGCGATGAACGAACAAAATGGTTTTCCCATCATCATCAGCCATAGTCCGGATTTAACAGCGCAATTACCCGACAAAAAATTATTGATTTTGGCGGGGCATACCCATTGTGGACAGATAAGCCTGCCCTTTTTTGGGCCGATATTTACCGCATCCAAATATGGCAATCGTTACGCATGCGGTCTGATGAAAGAAGGTAAAAAAACCATCATCGTCGGCGCGGGCCTTGGCACATCTATATTGCCATTGCGTTTGGGGGCGCGGCCCGACATGTGGTTAATCACTCTAAAGACGCAAACGCCTTAA